In a single window of the Haladaptatus sp. R4 genome:
- a CDS encoding ABC transporter ATP-binding protein: MKNLKKHFPAGDGFLGNLTFSRSDGGLPTLERQAVKAVDGIDFDIYEGETVGLVGESGCGKSTVARTALKLLEPTDGEVYFEGEPIHEMGSSEIRSLRREMQMIFQDPQSSLNPRKTVGQIIGRAMEKHDIATGKEKRERTRELLTRVGLSPDSIHKYPHQFSGGQQQRIAIAHALAVEPKLIVCDEPVSALDVSVQAQILNLLNEIQDEYGLSYLFISHNIGVVQHICDRIVVMYLGKVAEVGTVEQVFSAPFHPYTESLLSAVPHADPELKSNRILLEGSVPSPLNPPSGCPFQTRCPKKIGEACEQTEPVLEETEPGSGHRISCLLSVEEMSERRSVGEPVESNPSERVQ; this comes from the coding sequence GTGAAGAACCTGAAGAAGCATTTCCCCGCCGGGGACGGTTTCTTGGGTAACCTCACGTTTTCGCGGTCCGACGGCGGTCTCCCGACGCTCGAACGACAGGCCGTCAAAGCCGTCGACGGCATCGATTTCGACATTTACGAGGGCGAGACGGTGGGGCTCGTCGGCGAGAGCGGTTGTGGCAAATCGACGGTCGCACGCACCGCGTTGAAGCTCCTCGAACCCACCGACGGTGAGGTGTACTTCGAAGGTGAACCCATCCACGAGATGGGGAGTTCGGAAATCCGGAGCCTGCGCCGCGAGATGCAGATGATCTTCCAGGACCCGCAGTCCTCGCTCAACCCGCGAAAGACGGTGGGCCAGATAATCGGGCGCGCGATGGAGAAACACGACATCGCGACCGGCAAGGAAAAGCGGGAGCGAACCCGCGAGTTGCTGACGCGCGTCGGTCTCTCGCCGGATTCCATCCACAAGTACCCCCACCAGTTCTCCGGCGGACAACAACAGCGCATCGCCATCGCGCACGCGCTCGCCGTCGAACCGAAGCTCATCGTCTGTGACGAACCGGTTTCGGCGCTCGACGTCTCCGTTCAGGCACAGATACTGAACCTGCTGAACGAGATTCAGGACGAGTACGGTCTCTCGTACCTGTTCATCTCGCACAACATCGGCGTCGTGCAGCACATCTGTGACCGCATCGTGGTGATGTATCTCGGGAAGGTCGCCGAGGTAGGCACCGTGGAACAGGTCTTCTCGGCCCCGTTCCACCCCTACACCGAGAGCCTCCTCTCGGCGGTGCCCCACGCGGACCCGGAACTGAAGAGCAACCGCATCCTGCTCGAAGGAAGCGTTCCGAGTCCGCTGAACCCGCCGTCGGGCTGTCCGTTCCAGACCCGCTGTCCGAAGAAGATCGGGGAAGCCTGCGAGCAGACTGAACCCGTCTTGGAGGAAACGGAACCCGGTTCCGGCCATCGGATTTCGTGTCTCCTGTCGGTCGAGGAGATGAGCGAACGCCGGTCGGTCGGCGAACCGGTCGAATCGAATCCCAGCGAACGGGTTCAGTAA
- a CDS encoding IclR family transcriptional regulator, whose protein sequence is MTRESPTPVRTTARSFDIIETLRELDGARLTEVSAHLDLPDSTVHNHLRTLVQRGYVVRDDNTYYVSLQFLDFGEYARSRRKVYELAKSEIDKLADETEESANLLVEEGGRGVYIYNARGGDAIPLDTHPGKRVPLHATALGKAVLAYLPESRVDEIFDRLGLPAETPKTITDREELRAELENVRENGRAVDDEERVPGIRCVAVAIKNENGQVIGAISVSGPTSRIDADPDGPLLDDLLRAKNIIELKLAHA, encoded by the coding sequence ATGACCCGAGAATCACCGACTCCCGTGAGGACGACCGCGCGTTCGTTCGACATCATCGAGACACTGCGCGAACTCGACGGTGCCCGTCTCACCGAGGTTTCCGCCCATCTCGACCTCCCGGACAGCACGGTCCACAATCACCTCCGGACGCTCGTGCAGCGGGGCTACGTCGTCAGGGACGACAACACCTACTACGTGAGTCTCCAGTTCCTCGACTTCGGGGAGTACGCCCGCTCGCGGCGCAAGGTGTACGAACTCGCCAAATCGGAGATCGATAAACTGGCCGACGAGACCGAAGAGTCCGCGAACTTGCTCGTGGAGGAGGGCGGCCGCGGCGTGTACATTTACAACGCACGCGGCGGCGACGCCATTCCGCTCGATACCCATCCCGGAAAACGCGTCCCGCTCCACGCGACCGCGCTGGGGAAGGCGGTCCTCGCGTACCTGCCGGAGAGCAGGGTGGACGAAATTTTCGACCGACTGGGGTTGCCCGCCGAAACGCCGAAGACGATCACCGACCGCGAGGAACTCCGCGCCGAACTGGAGAACGTCCGCGAGAACGGGCGCGCGGTCGACGACGAGGAACGCGTGCCCGGCATCAGATGCGTGGCGGTCGCCATCAAAAACGAGAACGGCCAAGTCATCGGTGCTATCAGCGTCTCCGGTCCGACGAGCAGGATCGATGCCGACCCCGACGGTCCGCTCCTCGACGACCTCCTCAGGGCGAAGAACATCATCGAGTTGAAACTCGCACACGCGTGA